From Halotia branconii CENA392, the proteins below share one genomic window:
- a CDS encoding AraC family transcriptional regulator, with product MTSNLISLLDLSQRLNKAPALSSRQMGWNGVLVEQCNGSSSSFEMELPALADHWLNLHLGHPTPLIQKRDDRLHESVIKKGDTILVPAGQRSYWHRHEGVICDPLHICLKPELIAQVAETSNLNSDRIDLINCFSQHDLQLHNIAMLLLAELQSGGVMGRLYVESLIQILVIHLLRHYSTLTQPITFEGRNLTRTQLQRAIDYIHAYLNRDLSLAELASVVNISPTYFASLFKQAIGISPHQYVIQQRVEQAKLMLKKTDLAITLRDSFAYRRHCLTSRFF from the coding sequence ATGACAAGCAACCTGATTAGCTTGCTCGACCTCAGCCAACGATTGAATAAAGCTCCGGCCTTATCCAGTCGGCAAATGGGCTGGAACGGGGTTTTGGTTGAGCAGTGCAACGGTTCTTCGTCATCCTTTGAAATGGAACTTCCTGCCCTAGCCGATCATTGGCTCAACTTACATCTGGGACACCCTACTCCTTTAATCCAGAAACGTGACGATCGCCTGCATGAGTCAGTCATTAAAAAGGGGGACACTATCCTTGTTCCAGCTGGACAACGGAGCTACTGGCATCGGCACGAGGGTGTTATTTGCGATCCACTGCACATTTGCTTAAAACCAGAGTTGATCGCGCAAGTTGCTGAAACATCGAATCTCAATAGCGATCGGATCGACCTGATCAACTGTTTTTCTCAGCATGACCTGCAATTGCACAATATCGCCATGCTGCTTTTAGCTGAGTTGCAGTCAGGCGGTGTAATGGGGCGGCTTTATGTTGAATCATTGATCCAAATCTTGGTCATTCATCTACTGCGACACTATTCCACCTTAACGCAACCCATTACGTTTGAAGGCAGAAACTTAACTCGTACACAATTGCAACGGGCAATTGATTATATTCACGCTTATCTGAATCGAGATTTATCGCTAGCTGAACTGGCAAGCGTCGTCAATATCAGCCCCACTTACTTCGCGAGTTTATTCAAGCAAGCGATAGGAATTTCACCGCATCAGTATGTGATTCAACAGCGCGTGGAACAAGCAAAATTGATGCTGAAGAAAACAGATTTAGCGATAACCCTTCGGGATAGCTTCGCTTACCGCAGACATTGCCTTACAAGTCGGTTTTTCTAG